From Caulobacter segnis, a single genomic window includes:
- a CDS encoding glutathione S-transferase family protein, with amino-acid sequence MIVVHHLNNSRSQRVLWLLEELGLPYEIKRYQRDAKTMLAPPELKAIHPLGKSPVITDGDKVIAETGAIVEYILETYGQGRLIPAAGTPERLRHTYWLHYAEGSAMTPLLLKLVFSALPARAPGLMKGLVKSVAARAQQGFVDPQLKAHVDYWEAELAKSEWFAGGEMTGADIMMSFPLEAGAARAGASSRPHIKAFLDKIHARPAYQRALERGGPYAYA; translated from the coding sequence ATGATCGTGGTCCACCACCTGAACAACTCGCGCAGCCAGCGGGTGCTGTGGCTGCTGGAGGAGCTTGGCCTGCCCTACGAGATCAAGCGGTACCAGCGCGACGCCAAGACCATGCTGGCCCCGCCCGAGCTGAAGGCCATCCATCCCCTGGGCAAGTCGCCGGTCATCACCGACGGCGACAAGGTCATCGCCGAGACCGGGGCGATCGTGGAGTACATCCTCGAGACCTATGGCCAGGGCCGGCTGATCCCGGCGGCCGGCACGCCCGAGCGCCTGCGCCACACCTACTGGCTGCACTACGCCGAGGGCTCGGCCATGACGCCCCTGCTGCTGAAGCTGGTGTTCTCGGCGCTGCCCGCCCGCGCGCCCGGCCTGATGAAGGGCCTGGTCAAGAGCGTCGCCGCCCGCGCCCAGCAAGGCTTCGTCGACCCGCAGCTGAAGGCCCATGTCGACTACTGGGAGGCCGAACTGGCCAAGTCCGAATGGTTCGCCGGCGGCGAGATGACCGGCGCCGACATCATGATGAGCTTCCCGCTGGAGGCCGGCGCCGCGCGGGCTGGAGCGTCGTCGCGCCCGCACATCAAGGCCTTCCTGGACAAGATCCACGCCCGCCCCGCCTACCAGCGCGCCCTCGAGCGCGGCGGGCCGTACGCCTACGCCTGA
- a CDS encoding VOC family protein, which produces MKIVTSLSFKGECRQAFDFYAEVLGGKVTAAFPFGEGPPGGPPMDPQYKDWLMHAWLDVGDQSIMGADMPPEFAPNIDKPKNGFDVTYHTDDPVEAKRVFDALSEGGKVGMAFAETFWSPGYGNLIDKFGIPWMINTTPKQG; this is translated from the coding sequence ATGAAGATCGTCACCAGCCTGAGCTTCAAGGGCGAGTGCCGCCAGGCCTTCGACTTCTACGCCGAGGTGCTGGGCGGCAAGGTCACCGCCGCCTTTCCGTTCGGCGAGGGCCCGCCCGGCGGCCCGCCGATGGATCCCCAGTACAAGGACTGGCTGATGCACGCCTGGCTGGACGTCGGCGACCAGTCGATCATGGGCGCGGACATGCCGCCCGAGTTCGCCCCCAACATCGACAAGCCCAAGAACGGCTTCGACGTCACCTATCACACCGACGACCCGGTCGAGGCCAAGCGGGTGTTCGACGCCCTGTCCGAGGGCGGCAAGGTCGGCATGGCCTTCGCCGAGACCTTCTGGTCGCCCGGCTACGGCAACCTGATCGACAAGTTCGGCATCCCCTGGATGATCAACACCACGCCCAAGCAAGGGTAA
- a CDS encoding glycoside hydrolase family 43 protein — MRLGLVTLALVAALSVGAPAGARETKGAEPGSNPIVRDKFTADPAPLVVGDRLFLYVGHDEAQRDEMFNMREWLVYSTTDMKHWTSYPPIMKATDFKWAKKDAWASQAIEKNGKFYFYAAVEHDSTHPGKAIGVAVSDKPTGPFVDARGSALITNQMTPKGTHSWEDIDPTVFTDDDGTTWIAWGNRQAYIAKLKPNMIEIDGPITEITPPHFEEGPWLHKRGELYYLTYASLDRSTQRDEHVSYATAPAITGPWTYRGLLTGSGKYSFTIHPGIVEFKGAWYIFLHNADLAIGDQSGAIGRRAVTVERLHYNADGTLKPVVQTRAGVSARP; from the coding sequence ATGCGATTGGGGTTGGTGACGTTGGCGCTGGTCGCGGCGCTGTCGGTCGGCGCGCCGGCCGGGGCGCGAGAGACCAAGGGCGCCGAACCGGGCTCGAACCCCATCGTCCGGGACAAGTTCACGGCGGACCCCGCCCCGCTGGTCGTCGGCGACCGCCTCTTCCTCTACGTCGGCCATGACGAGGCCCAGCGCGACGAGATGTTCAACATGCGCGAGTGGCTGGTCTACTCGACGACGGACATGAAGCACTGGACGTCGTATCCGCCCATCATGAAGGCCACGGACTTCAAGTGGGCCAAGAAGGACGCCTGGGCGTCGCAGGCGATTGAGAAGAACGGCAAGTTCTACTTCTACGCCGCCGTCGAGCACGACAGCACCCATCCGGGCAAGGCGATCGGCGTGGCGGTCTCGGACAAGCCGACCGGCCCCTTCGTCGACGCCCGCGGGTCCGCTCTGATCACCAACCAGATGACGCCCAAGGGGACCCACAGCTGGGAGGACATCGATCCCACGGTGTTCACCGACGACGACGGAACGACCTGGATCGCCTGGGGCAATCGTCAGGCCTATATCGCCAAGCTCAAGCCGAACATGATCGAGATCGACGGCCCGATCACCGAGATCACGCCGCCGCACTTCGAGGAAGGGCCGTGGCTGCACAAGCGCGGCGAGCTGTACTACCTGACCTACGCCTCGCTGGACCGGTCGACCCAGCGTGACGAGCATGTCTCCTACGCGACCGCGCCCGCCATCACGGGGCCCTGGACCTATCGGGGACTGCTCACCGGATCGGGCAAGTACAGCTTCACGATCCATCCCGGCATCGTCGAGTTCAAGGGCGCCTGGTATATCTTCCTGCACAACGCGGACCTGGCGATCGGCGATCAGAGCGGCGCGATCGGACGCCGGGCCGTGACGGTCGAGCGTCTCCACTACAACGCCGACGGGACCCTCAAGCCCGTGGTTCAGACCAGGGCTGGGGTGTCGGCGCGGCCCTGA
- a CDS encoding methyl-accepting chemotaxis protein yields MKLSFSNLDAQRAVGGKLIVILAWAMIPVVLAARLTVHGGLTGLMVASALAATGATLAWRFGGEGSAGRSLVGVALMAQVSLLVAALGGHAWQTDMHMAYFAALALLVVYCDWVVIAAAAATVAVHHLGLSYLLPSAVFPGSASLGRVIVHAVILIVEAGALIAVTASVSSMFAVASSARAKAEAAVGEARAANDAAEDARRSEEETRVVNTAARERAEAQRDAAIAALGQALSHLARGDLTARLETRFAEAFEPLRADYNTAAGKLADALSVIEGRVDGVRAGSDQIADASVSLSRRTERQAASLEETAAAMDEITVTVGQTASGAKKAAEVVARARDDIRRSGEVVQQAVAAMTAIEGSSQEITNIISVIDEIAFQTNLLALNAGVEAARAGDSGKGFAVVAQEVRALAQRSAEAAKEIKTLISTSSHQVEAGVGLVGRTGEALERMVSQIAEIDGLVSEIAASAQSQAHGLSQVNGAVNQMDQVLQENAGMVEQTSVATQTLNADAALLADLVGQFELPRTAREPARRRA; encoded by the coding sequence ATGAAGCTCTCGTTCTCGAACCTCGACGCCCAACGCGCGGTCGGCGGCAAGCTGATCGTCATCCTGGCCTGGGCCATGATCCCGGTGGTGCTGGCCGCGCGCCTGACGGTGCATGGCGGCCTGACGGGCCTGATGGTCGCCTCGGCCCTGGCGGCGACGGGCGCGACCCTGGCCTGGCGCTTCGGCGGCGAGGGCTCGGCCGGGCGTTCGCTGGTCGGCGTGGCCCTGATGGCCCAGGTCTCGCTGCTGGTCGCCGCCCTGGGCGGCCACGCCTGGCAGACCGACATGCACATGGCCTATTTCGCGGCCCTGGCCCTGCTGGTGGTCTATTGCGACTGGGTCGTCATCGCCGCCGCCGCCGCGACCGTGGCCGTGCATCACCTGGGCCTGTCCTACCTGCTGCCCAGCGCCGTTTTCCCCGGCTCGGCCAGCCTGGGCCGCGTGATCGTCCACGCCGTGATCCTGATCGTCGAGGCCGGCGCCCTGATCGCCGTCACCGCCAGCGTCAGTTCGATGTTCGCCGTCGCCTCCAGCGCCCGCGCCAAGGCCGAGGCGGCCGTCGGCGAGGCCCGCGCCGCCAATGACGCGGCCGAGGACGCCCGCCGCTCGGAGGAAGAGACCCGGGTCGTCAACACCGCCGCCCGCGAACGGGCCGAGGCCCAGCGCGACGCGGCCATCGCCGCCCTGGGCCAGGCCCTGTCGCACCTGGCGCGCGGCGACCTGACCGCCCGCCTGGAGACCCGCTTCGCCGAGGCCTTCGAGCCCTTGCGCGCCGACTACAACACCGCCGCCGGCAAGCTGGCCGACGCCCTGTCGGTGATCGAGGGCCGGGTCGACGGCGTGCGCGCCGGCTCCGACCAGATCGCCGACGCCTCGGTCAGTCTCTCGCGCCGCACCGAGCGCCAGGCCGCCAGCCTGGAAGAGACCGCCGCGGCCATGGACGAGATCACCGTCACGGTCGGCCAGACGGCCTCGGGCGCCAAGAAGGCCGCCGAGGTGGTGGCCCGCGCCCGCGACGACATCCGCCGCTCGGGCGAGGTGGTGCAACAGGCCGTCGCCGCCATGACCGCCATCGAAGGCTCGTCGCAAGAGATCACCAACATCATCTCGGTGATCGACGAGATCGCCTTCCAGACCAACCTGCTGGCCCTGAACGCCGGGGTCGAGGCCGCCCGCGCCGGCGACAGCGGCAAGGGTTTCGCGGTCGTCGCCCAGGAAGTTCGCGCTCTGGCCCAGCGCTCGGCCGAGGCGGCCAAGGAGATCAAGACCCTGATCTCGACCTCGTCCCACCAGGTCGAGGCGGGCGTCGGCCTGGTCGGCCGCACCGGCGAGGCGCTGGAGCGGATGGTCTCGCAGATCGCCGAAATCGACGGGCTGGTCAGCGAGATCGCAGCCTCCGCCCAGAGCCAGGCGCACGGCCTGAGCCAGGTGAACGGCGCGGTGAACCAGATGGATCAGGTGCTGCAGGAGAACGCCGGCATGGTCGAACAGACCTCGGTGGCCACCCAGACCCTGAACGCCGACGCGGCCCTGCTGGCCGACCTGGTCGGCCAGTTCGAGCTGCCGCGGACGGCGCGCGAACCGGCGCGACGCCGCGCCTGA
- the greA gene encoding transcription elongation factor GreA, whose translation MEKVPMTVGGYQTLDEELKRLKTIERPAVIAAIAEARSHGDLSENAEYHAAKERQGWIEGQIAEIEDKIARAQVIDVSKLSGKQIKFGATVSVIDEDTEDEARYQIVGEHEADVKSGRISVSSPLSRAMIGKEVGEVVEVNTPGGVKAYEITKVEWL comes from the coding sequence ATGGAAAAAGTGCCGATGACCGTCGGTGGGTATCAAACCCTCGACGAAGAACTGAAGCGTTTGAAGACCATCGAACGACCGGCCGTGATCGCCGCGATCGCGGAGGCGCGCTCGCACGGCGACCTGTCGGAAAACGCCGAGTACCATGCCGCCAAGGAGCGTCAGGGCTGGATCGAAGGCCAGATCGCCGAGATCGAGGACAAGATCGCGCGCGCCCAGGTCATCGACGTGTCGAAGCTCTCGGGCAAGCAGATCAAGTTCGGGGCGACCGTGTCGGTGATCGACGAGGACACCGAGGACGAGGCCCGCTACCAGATCGTCGGCGAGCATGAGGCCGACGTGAAGTCGGGCCGCATCTCTGTCTCGTCGCCGCTGTCGCGCGCGATGATCGGCAAGGAAGTCGGCGAGGTGGTCGAGGTCAACACGCCCGGCGGCGTGAAGGCCTACGAGATCACCAAGGTGGAGTGGCTGTAG